The following are encoded together in the Desulfobacterales bacterium genome:
- a CDS encoding PEP-CTERM sorting domain-containing protein, with the protein MKKLSMVLLTLFLVIGLSGTGNAALMGDLLNGTSITVGDKLFDNWAIEVLIDDAGTFDPTGIEVIGINDNPLNPGLSFLSNGAFYVEDGDWLDIEISFKVTVLNPSLFINGVSLEMTDGVMTKLDGGLFGTVVIGEDIGTTEGDNDLSAFDPWVEWDPEFGIVALSDAVSLDPISEIWVLKDIFLTSEAGGTVSLDGFQQRFSQTPVPEPSTMLLLGFGLVALGGYVRRKRQ; encoded by the coding sequence ATGAAAAAACTAAGCATGGTATTATTAACGTTGTTTTTAGTCATCGGGTTATCCGGCACGGGTAATGCGGCACTGATGGGGGATTTGTTGAACGGCACTTCAATCACGGTCGGGGATAAGCTTTTTGATAATTGGGCCATCGAGGTGCTGATTGATGACGCTGGTACTTTCGATCCGACGGGCATTGAAGTTATCGGGATTAATGATAACCCCTTAAACCCGGGGCTTAGCTTCTTATCAAACGGCGCTTTTTATGTAGAAGATGGCGATTGGCTTGATATTGAAATCAGCTTTAAGGTGACCGTCCTGAATCCCTCTCTTTTCATCAATGGCGTTTCGCTTGAAATGACAGATGGCGTTATGACCAAGCTGGATGGTGGGCTCTTTGGCACCGTGGTAATCGGGGAGGATATAGGTACCACCGAAGGGGATAACGATCTATCAGCTTTTGATCCATGGGTTGAGTGGGATCCGGAGTTCGGAATAGTTGCGCTTTCAGACGCCGTGAGTCTTGACCCGATATCAGAAATTTGGGTGCTGAAAGATATTTTTCTGACGAGTGAAGCAGGTGGTACCGTAAGCCTGGATGGTTTTCAGCAGCGTTTTTCGCAGACGCCGGTTCCCGAGCCGTCCACCATGTTGC